DNA from Exiguobacterium sibiricum 7-3:
CTTCAAACGGTAACAGTTGTTGTTCCGTCAGTACGGCACGTCGCGTCGTATTGACCGTGACCAGCATATCCTTTGCGACGACTGTATCCAGACCAGGCATGACCTTGTCTTCCGTCTGGAGCTTAACCCCCTGCATCGACAACAGCTCCCGCACCGTCGTCTGGTACGTATAGACTTCGCGGGCTTTTCCTTCGACAATCAGCTCGATCGGGAATGCTTCCCGGTACCGGACCGTCATTCCGCTCGTCAACACGGCTTCTTTTGAAGGATACACGTCATCCGTCTCTAACATCTGACTGATTCCCTGTTCTTTTAATAGATCGTCGACACGGCGGGCTTGCGTCCGGATCGTCCGTGCTTCACCATATCCCATGATTAATGTAATTTCTTTAGCCGGTTGAATGACGATCAAATCATTTTTCGGAAGATCAGCACTCAGTGCCGGTTCGATGACATCTTGTGATCGAACCGAAATACCGGCTTCCTGCAAGACCCCAAAAACTGATGTCTCAAGCGTCTCGATTTTTGTTTGCCGACCATCCACCATGATCGTGACGTCACGCGGATGGTCCATCATTACATAAAGCAGGCTCGCAACCAACAATAGGATACAGCCGATTGTCATATACGTGATCGATCGAATCATGGAAGGCGGAAGACGCGTTTTGCGTTCTCAGTCGTAGCCTGTTCGACATCAGCGTACATCATTCCACGCAACTGTGCGATTTCTTCCGCAACGAAACGGACATAAGCCGGCTCATTCCGTTTTCCGCGATAAGGCGTTGGTGTCAGATACGGACAGTCCGTCTCGACCAATAACCGATCAAGCGGCACTTCTTGTGCCACGCGTTTAGGCATCTTCGCATTTTTGAACGTCACCGGTCCTCCCAGTGAAATGTAGAAGTTCATGGCCAGACAGCGCGGTAAGAGTTCTGCACTCATGCTGTAACTGTGCAAAATCCCGCCGACTTCTTTTGCGTCTTCTTCTTCCAAAATGCGGAGCGTATCTTCCGTCGCCTCCCGGTTATGGATGACGATCGGTTTATTTTTTTGTTTCGCCAAACGAATCTGCTTTCGAAACGCTGCGTCCTGAACGTCCTTCGGAGAAGTATCCCAGTGGTAATCCAGTCCGATTTCTCCAAGGGCAACGACTTTCGGATGGTCCATCAAACGTTCTACCTTTTCATAGGCAGCGTCGTCGAAATCAATCGAATCGACCGGATGCCATCCGATGACGGCATACAGATCATCATACTGTTCAACCAGTTCCATTGCCCGGTCAATCGTTTTATGATCAAAGCCAACGACGATCATCGGAGATACGCCGTTTGCACGTGCCCGCTCAATCGTCTCATCGACATCTCCGTCAAACTGATCCGAGTTTAAATGTGTGTGTGTATCAATCAACATACTATTCGACTCCTTCTTTCAAAAAAATGCCTGTGACATCAAGTCCACAGGCATCTGGATTATTTTACACTTGCCCCGTTCGCCATCGTTGATGGTACGGTAGCTAATTCAAGTTTACCTGATTTCTCGGCAGCGAGCACCATCCCTTGCGACAATTCTCCCCGCAATGTGACAGGTTTTAAATTGGCGACGACGATGACTTTCCGGCCGACTAAATCTTCCGGCTCATACCATTCAGCGATTCCTGAAACGATTTGTCGTGTTTCTTTCCCCATGTCGACCGTCAGCTTCAGCAATTTTTTTGCTTTTTTGATTTTTTCAGCTGTGACGATTTCTCCGACACGTAACTCGATTTGGTCAAACACATCAATCGTCGTTTCCGGACGAACATCGGTATCTACCTCTTCGACTTCCGTCTCTTCTTCGACGCGTGCAGCAGAAGCTTGTTTCATCATCTCAACGATGGCTTCGACCTCTTCTTTCATATCACGGCGTGGGAAGATTGGTTCTGCCGTACCGACCTTCGTTCCCTCTTCAACAGCCGCGAACTGTTCAAGTGCTGCCCAGTCCATCGGTTGTCCTTCAAGACCGAGTTGACGGAAGATTTCTTTTGGCGAACGTGTCATGAACGGTTGCAACATGATCGCGACGTGGCGTAACGCACCAACCAGGTGGACCATCGATGAAGCGAGTTCTTTTGTTTTCGTTTCATCTTTTGCAAGTACCCACGGTTGTGTCTCATCGATGTATTTATTGGCACGGCTGATCAATTGCCAGATGTGCGATAAAGCAACCGAGAACTCCATGTGTTCCATCGAAGCTTCGACCTTCTCGACCGTTTCTTTGGCCAGTGTCGACAACGTTTCGTCAAACGGTGTGACGTTTCCGGCATACGTCGGAATGACGCCGTCGAAATACTTCGTGATCATCGCAATCGTGCGGTTGAGTAAGTTCCCCAGGTCATTCGCCAGATCAAAGTTCATCCGTTCGACAAATGCTTCCGGTGTGAACATCCCGTCTGAACCGAACGGTACTTCCCGAAGCAGGTAATAACGTAACGCATCAAGTCCGTACCGATCAATCATCGGAACCGGATCAACGACGTTTCCTTTTGATTTCGACATCTTGCCGTCTTTCATCAGCAACCAGCCGTGTGCGAACACTTGCTTCGGAAGCGGCAGGTCGAGTGCCATCAGCAAGGCCGGCCAGACGATCGTGTGGAAACGAACGATTTCTTTTCCGACAAGGTGTACATCTGCTGGCCAGTACTTATCAAAGTTTCCTTGGTCGTCTGTTCCGTATCCAAGTGACGAGATGTAGTTCGTTAACGCATCAACCCACACGTAGACGACGTGTTTCGGATTCGACGGAACTTTGACACCCCAGTCGAATGTCGTCCGTGAGACGGCAAGGTCTTGTAAACCGGGTTTGATGAAGTTGTTGATCATTTCATGTTTCCGTGATTCTGGTAAAATGAACGATGGGTTTGCTTCATAATATTCCACTAGGCGATCTGCGTATTGACTGATCCGGAAGAAGTAACACTCTTCCCGGACGAGTTCGACCGGATGACCGCTGTCCGGACTTTTACCGTCGACCAGCTGTGATTCCGTATAATACGTTTCGTCTGGAACGGAATACCATCCTTCATATTCGCCGAGATAAATATCACCTTTTTCGAGTAATGTCTCGAAAACGCGTTCAACGACTTCTTTATGACGTGGTTCTGTCGTCCGGATATAATCATCATAGGAAATATCAAGACGGTCCCATAAGACTTTGATTTGTTCGACGACACCATCGACGAACTCCTGCTCGGAAACGCCGGCTTCCTTCGCTTTTTCTTGAATTTTTTGCCCGTGCTCATCCGTTCCGGTTAAGTAACGAACATCAAATCCCTGAAGGCGTTTGTAACGCGCCATCGCGTCCCCTGCGACTGTCGTATAGGCGTGACCGATATGTAGCTTAGCGCTAGGATAATAAATCGGTGTAGTGATATAAAATGTTTTTGCCATGATATTCCTCCGTTCTGTATTTCATTTCATTATTATACGCTGTTCTGTCGTCTGTGTCGAAACTCGTTTTTTGTCGAATCCAAACATTTTTTGACATCAGACATCGAATACCAAAAAAACACACTCAATAGTTTGATTTCCTTTAAAAAGGGAAAAACTATTAATAAATCGTTTCAGATATGGTTTTTTTGAGAAATAAATGACATTTTGATTTCAAGCTATTCAGATTGGTTGACTACTTTTGGAAAGTTTAGTATTCTACATTCTATAGAAGTGATGTCGAATTTTGACGATTTTCCAAAAAAAAAGAGAACCTAGACATCAGAGGAGGAACAACAAAATGAAATCAACAGGTATTGTACGTAAAGTAGATGAGCTCGGCCGGGTCGTTATTCCAATCGAACTCCGTCGGACACTTCAAATCGCAGAGAAGGATGCGCTTGAGATTTATGTCGACAACGAGCAGATCATCCTTAAAAAATACAAACCAAACATGACTTGCCAAGTAACAGGTGAAGTATCGGAAGATAACTTCAAATTAGCAGACGGTAAATTGATTCTCTCTCCAGACGGCGCACAACGTGTCCTCGTTGAGTTAAAAGACTTCCTCGACCGTCATTACGCAGGAAACGAATAAGTAAAAAGAAGCGATTCCAAACGGAGTCGCTTCTTTTTTTAGGATTCATGATAACGCAAATACAATTCCTGACGATCGAGTCCCCGCTCTTTGGCAACTCGTTTCAGGGCAGCATTCGGCTTTTCACCTTGTTCGATATACCGTTCAATTTGTTGTAACGGATCCGCTTCCTGTTCCTCTTCCGCCGGTCGCTCCTCGGTCGACCCTTCGACGATGACGACAAACTCCCCCCGGACTTCTTCTCCGGCCCATTCGAGAGCTTCTGTCACAGAACCCCGAATATACTCTTCATACCGTTTGGTCAGTTCGCGGGCTAACGTCAGTTGACGCTCTCCGAGTACATCCCGTAAGGCGCCTAACATCTCTTTAAGACGATGCGGTGCTTCATAGAAGATAAGGCTACCTTTTTCATAACGGACGGTTTCAAGCGCCTCACGACGTTCTTTTTTCTTACGCGGTAAAAAACCATAGTATAAAAATCGTTCTGTCGCAAGACCCGAGGCGACGAGCGCCGTTAATGCGGCGTTTGCTCCCGGTAAGACGACGACCGGAATATCCTCGGCAATCGCTTCTCGAATCAAATCACTGCCTGGATCTGAGATTCCCGGCATCCCGGCATCCGAGACCAGGGCGACCTGTTTTCCCGCATGCAGGTCGGCCAATAGCCGTGCCCCGCTGACTTGTTTATTATGTTCGTGATAGCTGACAAGTTTCGTGTCGATTTTAAAATGATTAAATAATTTCATCGTTTGCCGTGTATCTTCCGCCGCGACGAGATCGGACTCTTGCAAGATGCGGACAGCCCGATAAGTCATGTCTTCGAGATTACCGATCGGTGTCGGCACGATGTACAAACCGGTTGTTTGTCCTTTAA
Protein-coding regions in this window:
- a CDS encoding ubiquitin-like domain-containing protein; protein product: MIRSITYMTIGCILLLVASLLYVMMDHPRDVTIMVDGRQTKIETLETSVFGVLQEAGISVRSQDVIEPALSADLPKNDLIVIQPAKEITLIMGYGEARTIRTQARRVDDLLKEQGISQMLETDDVYPSKEAVLTSGMTVRYREAFPIELIVEGKAREVYTYQTTVRELLSMQGVKLQTEDKVMPGLDTVVAKDMLVTVNTTRRAVLTEQQLLPFEVETVEDDTLPVGEQLVTKSGRPGIQTQKYQLTLADGLSKEKKLIANEVTSEPVKQVVKVGTKPVEPVEAAMTPTPTFDTEKATVPLAEVPKAATDLDFSKAKTLMVEATAYTNDPASNGSQLYDGRALTATGYDVTDTITYQGLPIIAVDPKVIPLGTKVYVEGVGLAIALDTGGAIKGNKIDVLVEGESTAKQFGRKTIQVWVIPNDTTEAGT
- a CDS encoding TatD family hydrolase: MLIDTHTHLNSDQFDGDVDETIERARANGVSPMIVVGFDHKTIDRAMELVEQYDDLYAVIGWHPVDSIDFDDAAYEKVERLMDHPKVVALGEIGLDYHWDTSPKDVQDAAFRKQIRLAKQKNKPIVIHNREATEDTLRILEEEDAKEVGGILHSYSMSAELLPRCLAMNFYISLGGPVTFKNAKMPKRVAQEVPLDRLLVETDCPYLTPTPYRGKRNEPAYVRFVAEEIAQLRGMMYADVEQATTENAKRVFRLP
- the metG gene encoding methionine--tRNA ligase; the encoded protein is MAKTFYITTPIYYPSAKLHIGHAYTTVAGDAMARYKRLQGFDVRYLTGTDEHGQKIQEKAKEAGVSEQEFVDGVVEQIKVLWDRLDISYDDYIRTTEPRHKEVVERVFETLLEKGDIYLGEYEGWYSVPDETYYTESQLVDGKSPDSGHPVELVREECYFFRISQYADRLVEYYEANPSFILPESRKHEMINNFIKPGLQDLAVSRTTFDWGVKVPSNPKHVVYVWVDALTNYISSLGYGTDDQGNFDKYWPADVHLVGKEIVRFHTIVWPALLMALDLPLPKQVFAHGWLLMKDGKMSKSKGNVVDPVPMIDRYGLDALRYYLLREVPFGSDGMFTPEAFVERMNFDLANDLGNLLNRTIAMITKYFDGVIPTYAGNVTPFDETLSTLAKETVEKVEASMEHMEFSVALSHIWQLISRANKYIDETQPWVLAKDETKTKELASSMVHLVGALRHVAIMLQPFMTRSPKEIFRQLGLEGQPMDWAALEQFAAVEEGTKVGTAEPIFPRRDMKEEVEAIVEMMKQASAARVEEETEVEEVDTDVRPETTIDVFDQIELRVGEIVTAEKIKKAKKLLKLTVDMGKETRQIVSGIAEWYEPEDLVGRKVIVVANLKPVTLRGELSQGMVLAAEKSGKLELATVPSTMANGASVK
- a CDS encoding AbrB/MazE/SpoVT family DNA-binding domain-containing protein yields the protein MKSTGIVRKVDELGRVVIPIELRRTLQIAEKDALEIYVDNEQIILKKYKPNMTCQVTGEVSEDNFKLADGKLILSPDGAQRVLVELKDFLDRHYAGNE
- the rsmI gene encoding 16S rRNA (cytidine(1402)-2'-O)-methyltransferase, whose protein sequence is MKATSSFKGQTTGLYIVPTPIGNLEDMTYRAVRILQESDLVAAEDTRQTMKLFNHFKIDTKLVSYHEHNKQVSGARLLADLHAGKQVALVSDAGMPGISDPGSDLIREAIAEDIPVVVLPGANAALTALVASGLATERFLYYGFLPRKKKERREALETVRYEKGSLIFYEAPHRLKEMLGALRDVLGERQLTLARELTKRYEEYIRGSVTEALEWAGEEVRGEFVVIVEGSTEERPAEEEQEADPLQQIERYIEQGEKPNAALKRVAKERGLDRQELYLRYHES